In Primulina eburnea isolate SZY01 chromosome 14, ASM2296580v1, whole genome shotgun sequence, the following proteins share a genomic window:
- the LOC140812444 gene encoding uncharacterized mitochondrial protein AtMg00240-like gives MEPRSSLNTTDGQPLEDISQYRRLIGRLIYLTLSRPDIVFAVHKISQFVSKPRTLHLQAVQHLLQYLKAAPGQGIFFPTSPSLQLRAFSDADWASCADKRKSVSGYCIFLGDALVSWKAKSNPPFLDLQPRQNTEH, from the coding sequence ATGGAACCTCGCTCAAGTCTTAATACTACTGATGGTCAGCCACTTGAGGACATATCGCAATATCGTCGCCTCATCGGAAGGCTCATTTATCTCACATTGTCAAGGCCTGACATTGTATTTGCAGTACACAAAATAAGTCAGTTTGTTTCAAAGCCCCGTACACTGCATTTGCAAGCCGTTCAACATCTCTTACAATATCTCAAAGCAGCCCCCGGTCAAGGCATCTTCTTTCCAACATCTCCATCGCTTCAATTACGAGCATTTTCAGATGCTGATTGGGCTTCGTGTGCCGACAAAAGAAAGTCAGTTTCTGGATATTGCATCTTTCTTGGTGATGCCTTAGTCTCATGGAAAGCTAAAAGCAACCCACCATTTCTTGATCTTCAACCGAGGCAGAATACTGAGCATTAG